ACTACTCAATCTGTACAAGAGGTTTGTACATGTGTAGAACCTATGACTCTTTTAGCCACTGCACGAAAAGATTAGGACATATTTGCCAATCCTTTCAAAGAATATATGCACGTGATGATTAAATtgctcagaaaatatttcttctctTATTGCCATGTCCAGTCTATGTACAGCATCTAAGTCACACGACTCTTTATTCTGTTGCTAATGTCTTTTCTGTCGTGTATGGAGGAGAACttgttttttggtaatgaagaCCTGCGCACTATCTGTCTCTATCATTGTCTTGTCTCCATATGTTTTCTCCACAAAGTTCATCCCTTGTATCTTGTTGAATGTatgttttgtttcattaatGTTCTAACAATCGTTGATGAGAGCAAACTTCCAATAGCTGAAGaacttaataaaataatccTCCCTTTCAGATTCTAAGATTATGCCGCCACTTATGTCATTTTGGTTAGTAATGATGCTTCTACTATCAGGGCGTAACTGCTTATTCAATGCCACTTGAGGGTGTGTATACTCACAAATGTCTCCTTGTCATTTGTTATCCTTCCCTTCCGGCTCTTTTAAGTCTTGTAGGTCTGAACTTACTGAGTATTGCTGCCAATGACCCCTCAAGTCCTCAATCTATTGGCCAAGATggaataaagaaaatagaaattatTTGACACCATATCCACATGGAGGGTGGTGAGAGAAATGGAGAAGGGCGGAGAGTACAGGACTTGAGGtggtaaaaaaaacaattacgcTAAACGTAACTGTGGATATGGCTTTGAACAAAATCAACCATAGGAAATGGATAGTTTAGCCATGCAGAGTAACTAGGACAAAGGGTTGTTGGGTTGCGATAAGTTCCATCTCTGGTATTTTCTGTTTGAAATGGGGTTGTGAAAGGTGGtattatccaaaaaaagaagatagtgAAAGATGAACTTGAAAGATAAAGATAAAAGAACATGAAGTTCCTGCTTCTTGTTATGTAGTTCTTGTATTATCTAACAATTAATGAACGTCTTTCAAGTACAAGAACTGCATAACAACAAGCAGGTACTTCATTTTCATTAACAAGTACATGTCCATCGCTCAGTCACTATAGAACACATGATAAGATTGAATAAATGAACGTCTAAAAGTTATAAAACCTTTTTGAAATGAGCCTGCTTTAAATAACTAAAACTTGCGTTAGTGAGGCGCCGAAGACGGGGGCGACATACTTGTTTATGATTCTGGAAGATGCTGTTGTTTATTCTCATAATACAATTGCAAGCAGAAACAGTTTTTCTCTAGCCTCCAATAACATTGATGTCTACGTAGTATCTGAAAAAAGATTAGTGCTCGTCAATATTGTACTATTGCCCACTTCATTTCTATGTTTCTAGAACAATTTCTTTAGAATTTCCTTACTCGCAATTGTCATGCTTACGTTTGTCCGATTGCAGGGTGGAAACTCTTTGGTTATGACAACGGCAGGTCCAACTCTTGTGACTCAGGCCGCTGGGGTCATGCAGAGCTCGATAGCTGTACCTCAgcaatctctccctctctatcgACAACCAACTGGGATGCCTATACCCCACTATCCTCCAAACTACTTTCCATATGGTCATTATTTCTCTCCTTATTATGTTCCCCCTCCATCCATCCATCAATTTTTTAGCAATGGTGCATTCCCTCAGCAACCCCAGGCTGGCAGTGTATATCCAGCTCCACAAGGAGCAACTGGTAAATATTCACTTCCGCAGTACAAGGTGGGAAATAATACGGGAAACACTACACATGTTGGAGTTGCCAGTGGCTATGGATCATATGGCTCCATCCCAGGTGGTTATAACCCCAGTTCCGCTTCAACAGCTGGAAACTCACCTTCCAATGACGATCTCAGTGCACCCCAATTCAAGGAAAACAATGTTTACATTACAGGGCAGCAGGTTGGTTTTTGATTGCAGCAATGCTTATGTTTTTTAGTTTATGTTGAAATTTATTTCTGTTTTCCACTCTGTTTCTTTCGGTGGAAAAGATTTTCTGAAAAACATATTGTGTTTTCCAGGGTTTTgtgaaacagaaaacaaaagtcAAACTGAAAATGTATCCCATGCTCCAATGAAAATTAGTCAATTTTGGTGGatcatttttcacatttttaaagcAGAAAACATTGCACTACTATGATGCCACTACTAATACAACTCAACCACCACCCACAACTGCCACCACTGCCAGATTACCAaccatccaccaccaccactaacaTAGCCACTAGCACCATTATTTTCACGGTTGCAACCAAACTCAAGAAACCGTTTCCCGTGGAAAAACATTTTCTATGGTGAGGTGAAACCATTTGGCAGTCTTTGTTTATAGTCAAATTTGGGCTCTATGTATCCATTTAGCGGTGCAGTGTTAGATGTTCGCCCTTGTTTCTTGTATATTTGATTATCTGCTGTATATTTTGGTTTACGCTTTTTGTGTCGCAACAAGTTGATGCTTCTTTGTTGCACAAATCTgacattatatattttttagtctGCACAGTTCTTAATCATACAGTGACTTCAGATTCTTTGAGACTGAGGGCCTGGATATAAGCCACTACCCAATCCCCTTGTGATATAAAAGAGGATGCAAGCTGTAACTCAAAGAAAGATGAACACTTTCTTTCCTTccatgttacatggactcggatTCGGGTACTGGGTACGGGTGTGTGTCCAAGCTGGAAACTCCCTCAACAGAAATCTTAGGATATTTGTGTCCAAATCCCGAAAGTTAACAGGCCATGAACACTTGTTTGTATTGTATTGGACAACAATAGAAGACAACATGGTAAATGATCAACAAATGTACTTGAAATCAAATGGGATTATGAAGATTATCTAGAAGGTTATAAATATTGATTTTCTAGAAGGTAGATATATCGATTTTCTAGCTAATGCGAGTTTCTTTCCGAGAATGTCCTAAAAAGTAGGGTATCCAGCGTGTCTAAATTGGGTCTGTATGTCAGACACACATTCCACTCCCTCACCCTGAGGGTCGAGCGTCTAACACTGCTACTTGCATCATGTAACGTAGATTTCTTGATTTTGTATATACCTACACCAGCATCttgcccgttcgatgcacagGGACGGAAACAAAAACATcagtgagaattttttttccggttATCCTGTGCATCAGTGGGTGGACATGTATGACTCTTGAAATTTACTTCCTATTCTTGtaaaaagttaggaaaacttcatataacaataaaaaaagaaagaagatatgTTTGAGGCAAAATAAAGTATATAACCATACAGCTTAGTTTCTTTTGAAATCTATGTTATTGATTGAACTCAGTTTCTTTTTCAAGCAAATTAAAGTAtatattttatagtattttgTACAAAGTGTAGAATGGTGaataaaaagaaatgagaaaattcCATGTAGGAGAGTGAGTTAAGGAGAGAGCTTCCTTTTATTTTAGGTAACTACATtcttatatatatgtttgtatgTCAGTAGGTTCTGCATGTAGATATAGTGTCTATATTTCAATGTAATCTTACTTCGGGAACTACGGGAGGATACAATTGTAATTTTGTTTTCGTCCTGGCAAAGACTTTCTTCTAGAACTTACAGCCAGAAGGATTCAATCCAGCCATAGCTTACCCTGCTGGTAcccatctttgtttttttgtcccTTCTAGCAGAGCGAAGGTCCAGCAGCATGGATTCAAGCACCAGGGCGAGACATTTCCAGCTTACAGGCTAGCTCATTCTACAACATTCCTCAGGGTCAGGTGACTTATGCCCCAACACAAACTGGTCATGGCGCCTTTGCTGGAATCTACCACCCAGCGCAGGCAGTTTCAGCAGCAACCGTTCATCACCCTCTTCTACAGCAGTCTCAGACCATTGCTTCAGCTGCTGATATTATGGGACCTACAACTAGTGTCTATCAGCAGCCGCAGCATGCACAAGTCAACTGGCCAAATAACTACTGAAGAAACCATTTTTCTTCCCGCAAACATGAGATTTTTTGGGGATTCCATTGAGTTGAGATGGAGCACATAGCCGAAAGGGTACAAGATTGGCCATAACTGAGTGTAAATCCCTAGACGTATGGGTGAAGAAATTTGGTTGTCAGTAGCTTCTGATTGCTTTGGCGGAGCTTTTAAAAGGTGAAATCCTACTGTAACTGGTATCGACAATTTTAAGTTCGTTGAGGGAGACATTGACAAGCCTTCCAATAATTCCTGACTTGATTGAGCGTCGAtaaacctttttctttcttttttaccgAGTCTCGTTTGCCTTCAGGttattatttgaagtttttttttttgtaggactCTGGCAGTAAGGTTAGGTTTTTAGAGGAATTTTCGGTTCCTGTTTTGTCTTGGTTTGCCCGTCTTACCTGTAAAGTGAATTTTGATAGCAAGGATGTACTAAAAATGTTGTACTGATTGGTTTTGGTATAGGCAAAATAACTGATCAATTGTTGCAGTTCAAGTGATTTATTAGACATAACTTTAAAACTCAACTTCGGCTCACATATATCGAACGGCTCCAAATATAATTTTGTCCGGAAATTATGGTCCATGACATTTTGTGTGATTTATGAGGAAAGCGTGTCAAAGTCCTGACCCACGAGGCAAAAAATCCCAACTAACTCGTCCTTTGCAAGGACAAATCCTTCCTCTCCCATAGTCGCATAATCAATTATGTCAACAATAATTCAACTCAATCAATAATCTTAATCACTCCTCCAGATTTAAGATTATTAAATAGGAAAAAGACTAGATGGAGGCAACTGATTGATATTTTGGTCAATTATTAGGTGACCTAAAAGGATGTTtatattgtcataataattttgtttgtttctacGGTGGGGTATTCGGCCTATAGCTTACgcacatctcgattaattcATTTCCTAGTCCGATCAAAGGTAGACTATTCATACCGGGATCAAAGAAtgcacaagaaattactttcttgcagcATGATCCTAAAGACAGAACCCTGGCCAATTGTATGGGAGCAAATCCACCAACCAATCAGAGGGCTTCAAAATAATTTCCTCATCCGAGATACACAGGTgtgccttctttcttcttcagaTACACTTCCACTTGGCCCTAGAGAAGGCAACCTTCGAAATTTTGTCTGTCTCTGCCCACATGAAACCTCTCCTCTTCATCTagtctattttttttggtaacctcaatcttgaatatttcagctacataaattttttaaaaatactaacAATAATCGCCAACCCTATGAGCAGAATTCCAACCAGTCCTATTTCACACTCGCTACCATTCTTACAAATTATGACTTTctttttgttataaaaatcgCGGCAAACATTTGTTTTTTAAGCGTTAGTGTGTTAATAAATACTCCATTAGAGTCGCAACTAAAAAAAGTAACATATCCGTAGGAGTGGAATTCAAAACCTTACCCCCAAAGAGAGGGCTACACAACCAACCGGGCTAAGCCCGCGATCTagataattttaaaagataCGTATAATAAGACGGTCTTTTTTTAAGAAGTATTGTTTTGATATATACTccaatttctattttttgtttcatacAATTTAACTTTAACTATCATTCGTTTTTCATcccatttaaattttttattataagttCAGTAACAATAAATCTCTTTCTTAGGCCCTTGCATAATTTtctgaaaatgttttacaaaattagCTAGTATATTAacctttttatgaatttttttattgagcAATTAGTTTTAacgtctttttttttgcaaaagcaGGTATACATCAGCAGGGGTTAGGCGGGACTCGAACCTTGACCTCCCACAAAGAAGGTCCGGAGAATATATCTTTAGGCTAAAAGCTCTTTGCTAATGTTTTTCAATAGAGAAGAATCCTAGTAATCCCCTAAATCTAACTGGGTCCCcctttctattttctgtttttgtccTTAATCACTATTCACTACAGCGGAAAACCAGAACAGCGAATAAACAAGAAATTGCTAtaggaattgatattcacacacatctttttttttgttatttaaactcttttttattagttttttagcaaaaaaatatactcccacTGTTCCataatacggtgaaaaaaaaaatcaaaaaattatatatagaagtaattaatttttttatttgaaaaatgaaaagataggAAAATAAAGACTCTCAAGTCTCTATATGAAATGAATAGagtattttaatattaaaaaaagaagaagtatgGATAACAAAAAGATAGTGAGAATATCAATCCCCAAATTGCTATTGATCCAGGAAACCAAGAGTATATACATGCGTACATACAGATCCATGTAATctggatatatatatagagagagagagagaagatagagagagaggggggagagggagggaggggatGGGGGAGGAGGAATCAGTTATGGACAAGGACGAAGAAACATGGAACCAGAAAAAGCAAACCCTAATTGACGAAGTTGCGGAAAAGCTCATCGGCGGCGATCTCGATGCGAAGATACAGGCCGCCAGAGACATCAGGAAACTAGTAAGGAAATCCCCGGTCAAGACTCGCTCCAAATTCGCGGCGGCCGGAGTGATCCAGCCCCTCGTGTCGATGCTCCTCTCCCCAAACGTCGACGCCCGCGAATCCTCTCTCCTCGCCCTCCTCAATCTCGCCGTCAGAAACGAACGGTAAGTCTCTGCCCCCGCCCCCTTTCTGTCTCTATACATCAATCCACATACCCCATGTCTGAATTTCTTGTTTGCACTTTCTTGTTAGGTAACTGAAATAGAAACCACTTCCTCGGGTCCACCAGATTAACAGAAAAGTTAAGGTTTAGAACCAGATATTTTGATCCAACCAGATATTTTGATCCTTTGCTAGCAAATGGGTTTGGTTGGTTAAATAATCGAGAGACTTGTTGAAACCGAATAAGGTATATGTATGTCTAGAAGGGAAAAGCCTTCAAATTACAAAGCTCAAGAAGCTAAAGAAACCAACAAGTCTCTGTGGGACATTCCAATTATCGGAAATGAGTGAAACGAAAGAGGGCTTACCATCCTTATGTTGCATAGCTTTAGTGTGAAATCCGCAACGATTACCAAACTTACTAAGGTTATGACTTCGGTTGAGTAGTCGTGGAAGGGGGCTGTGGGGTTACGTACTTCAATTGATTATGCTGCTGGGAATTGGCATTGGATAGTTAGGGAactaggagtttttttttgcaGGTAAGGTTTTTGTCGAGCTAGTTTCTCTCCTTCAGATGTGCCAAGTATGTGGATTATATGAGTTACTGAGGAGTGAGGATAGTAATGCTCAAGTCTTTCTTTTAACAGAAAAGGAATAAATTATACTTGTAACAACTTTTGAAGAAGTTATGTTCTGATTCTGAAAATTATTCCATTGCTATCTGATTTGGGATTTACATGAAATATTTAGCATTGATCGCATAAAACTCTTCACATAATATAGCAAATTGATCACTTTTTCTCGGACATCAATGCATTTGTACACATTATGCACCGCCATAAGGGCGTTGGTTAGCAACTTAGCATCGTCCTTTGTAATATCATGGTGGATCAAGATGTCTAACAGTCATGTCCTAACATCCTTTCATGGGAATTCAAGTTGCTCCTAGGGTTTGAAATCTGGGTAACTCATGCAATCATCCTCAACAACCTTAGTTCATAGTTCTAAAGCTTTTCTTTTGTATCATGTCTCTCCACGGAAAGATGCTGGGAGTCTGTAATGTTTCTATTTTATCCTTTAGTGGACTCCTGTTAGTTTATCGAACACATGCGGCATAAACACCGGACCAAGaaagcaaaagtaaaaaaaccGAACACAAATTAAGTTTCATTTCCTGTCCTGTTATCCATCACCAGAGATGGGAATCAgttttaccttcttttttttcaccaTCATTACTCTAGCTTTTGTGGCAGTTCTTTTTACCGTGAATTGTTTGCAGCTTATTACCTTAATGTTGTCATATTTCTAATTTTTGCCCTTTTTTGGGGGTTGAGCTACTTATGCATGGTCATTGATATCATACTATACCTTTACATTGATGTACTGTCAGAAACAAGGTCATGATTGTAACATTTGGTGCCATCCCTCCTCTTGTTGAGCTCCTCAACTTCCAGAACAGCAGTTTACGAGAATTAGCAGCTGCCGCAATATTAACCCTCTCAGCTGCTGCCCCCAACAAACCAACTATAGCATCTTCTGGGGCCGCTCCTCTTCTTGTTCATCTCCTCAGCTCAGGCACTGTTCAAGGTAGAGTCGATGCTGTCACAGCCCTCCACAACCTCTGCACTGGTTCAGAGGACCCCACTTTTATCCTAAACGCTAGAGCGGTCCCTCCTCTCATCAACCTTCTCAGAGAATGCAAGAAATACTCCAAGTTTGCTGAGAAAACCACAGCCCTACTCGAAATACTTTCAAAAACTGAAGATGGACGGTTAGCAATATCGAATTTAGAAGGTGGGATTTTGACTCTAGTGGAGACAGTTGAAGATGGGTCTCTTGTAAGCACTGAGCATGCAGTTGGGGCTTTACTCACATTATGCCAAAGCTGCCGAAACAAGTACCGCGAACTTATACTCAAAGAAGGTGCAATTCCAGGCCTTTTACGATTAACAGCAGAGGGTACAACTGAAGCTCAGGAGAGAGCTCGCACGCTTTTGGACCTTCTTAGGGATTCTCCGCCGGAAAAGCCATTGACTTCTTCTGTTTTGGAAAGGATTGTTTACGATTTTGCAAAACGGGTGGATGGAGCAGACAAAGCGGCTGAAACTGCTAAGAGGTTATTGCAAGATATGGTTCACAGAAGTGTGGAGCTTAGCTTGAGCCAAATCCAGCTGAGAGCAGGATCTTGTACACCTTCAGATATTCCGTCTATGTGAGGAAAATGTTTAGGAGCTTTGATCTAAACATGCATTGCTCTTGGTGCGTTTAATCGTAATCGTACGGTGGGGAATGATGAATATAATTTAGTACTGAGGTAGATGCTAATGAGTAATGACTGGTATACATCCTGGGTCTTTTGAGGTGATTTTCTTGACCTCATTGGGCATTTGTATATCTTGAATATTAACAACTGAATATGTGAAAATGTGTTTTAACATGTACAATTCATTCCGATTCTGGCTGTTGGAGATGCAGCACAACTAAAGGAAGTTTATGGTGATGCAAAAGTGAAACTGTTGACAGAGCTTCTGTTTTTTGCCTCCTGCTTCTCTTGTTTCGCGTTTGCTTGCGTAGCAATGTAGCCCTTTGGGCAGTGTTTGTTGATCAAccacataaatattttgataatgctctgtttggatggctagaaATCCATTTTTACATTTATTGAATTTTGGTAATTGCTGCTTCTTGCGATCCATCTCGGGTGCTATCTTCTGGTTTTCAGGCTAGCATTGGCTACCATTCTATGTTTCGGTCTTATAGCTTATTTGTGTTATCTTTTGCTTAGCTTCCTGTATATATCTTGCCTCTCTATATTGTGCCATATAAATGTTGTGCTTCTCTATGTTGGGCCATATAAATGTAGCATTCGGGTCCGAATTGATTGGGTCATCAGAGTTGAGGAGCCACTTCTTGGTGTTCAAAACGCAGTGCTGTAGAGCCTCTTCTTGTGAGATGTTCAAATCAACGGTAGCCTTATTAGGCCTATTTCACaaaccttttttaaaaatatgtacttatttttaattttttaagcttaaaaataatgtgcctacgaaaataatttttcaatttttttcatagtataaaaaatctcattttttaaacaagatctataccacatatttttaaatttcagtaagctcattatttttaagcttaaaaattataaaaaaatttatttggaaaaaagTAAAGTACTTTTTATCGTTTGTGGAACGGCTTGCTGAATAAGGAAATCGAATCCAAGTCCTTTTTGCAGCATGTGGTACCACAATTCACATGGGTTCGTGTTCGGTCTACTAACCTCCCTCCAGTGTCCAATTCGCATTTATTGGGCTCATTTTGGGCCCACGTCAATAATCGAAACCGTTTATCATGTAGATCTAGTTGAGACGAACcaccacaccaaaaatcaaGTCCATCGGATATGTATTGATAACTGATAGATACACATTTAAAATGGTGTTGGGCACAC
The sequence above is drawn from the Rhododendron vialii isolate Sample 1 chromosome 6a, ASM3025357v1 genome and encodes:
- the LOC131329510 gene encoding U-box domain-containing protein 3 translates to MGEEESVMDKDEETWNQKKQTLIDEVAEKLIGGDLDAKIQAARDIRKLVRKSPVKTRSKFAAAGVIQPLVSMLLSPNVDARESSLLALLNLAVRNERNKVMIVTFGAIPPLVELLNFQNSSLRELAAAAILTLSAAAPNKPTIASSGAAPLLVHLLSSGTVQGRVDAVTALHNLCTGSEDPTFILNARAVPPLINLLRECKKYSKFAEKTTALLEILSKTEDGRLAISNLEGGILTLVETVEDGSLVSTEHAVGALLTLCQSCRNKYRELILKEGAIPGLLRLTAEGTTEAQERARTLLDLLRDSPPEKPLTSSVLERIVYDFAKRVDGADKAAETAKRLLQDMVHRSVELSLSQIQLRAGSCTPSDIPSM